Within the Candidatus Effluviviaceae Genus I sp. genome, the region TGCGCATCCTCAAGGCGGCGGGCGTGACCGCGTTCGCGGAGCGCGGGTTTCTCGGCACGCCCGGGACCGCGATGCCGGCGGTGGTGCTCGCCAACGTGCTCAAGGGCGCGGGGTTCGGGATGATCCTCTACCTCTCGGCCATCCAGAACATCCCGGCGTCCCTCTACGAGGCCGCGGCGATCGACGGGGCGAGCGGCTGGCAGCGCTTCCGGCGCATCACGCTGCCGCTCCTGAGGCCCATCACGCTCTTCATGGTCGTCGTCGGGACCATCTCCGCGCTCAACGCGTTCGTGGACGTGTACGCGATGACGAGCGGCGGGCCGAACGTGGACGTGGGCGGGCGCGCGCTCGGCGTGACGTGGGTGACGGGGTACTACGTGTTCGACACGTTCTACACGCAGTGGCGGCTGGGGTACGCGGCGGCGATGTCGTACGTGCTGCTCGCGCTCGCGATCGTCATCTCGCTCGCGAACCGGCGGTTCCTGCGCTCCGAGGCGTGAGGCGGGGCGGCCGGCGGATCGCACCGCGGGGAGTCCCCTGAGCGGACGCCGGTCGACGAAGAGGACGGCGATG harbors:
- a CDS encoding sugar ABC transporter permease, which translates into the protein MTTQARDNLTAYAFLAPFLVIFAVFLAYPVFYSIFLAVHEPPADSFDVFSNLRFVGLANFARLLQDTRFWWSVLMTLYYAALIVPSGIAASLALALLLNNRLRAVKAYRSAFFMPYVLDMLVVGIVWTLIYSPHVGIVVRILKAAGVTAFAERGFLGTPGTAMPAVVLANVLKGAGFGMILYLSAIQNIPASLYEAAAIDGASGWQRFRRITLPLLRPITLFMVVVGTISALNAFVDVYAMTSGGPNVDVGGRALGVTWVTGYYVFDTFYTQWRLGYAAAMSYVLLALAIVISLANRRFLRSEA